The following are from one region of the Alicyclobacillus fastidiosus genome:
- the bshA gene encoding N-acetyl-alpha-D-glucosaminyl L-malate synthase BshA gives MRIGISCYPTVGGSGTVATELGKALAQRGHEVHFMVTDVPFRLGTFMENVYIHETDVATYPVLRTPSYDFSLAALMAKVADEYNLDVIHAHYAMPFAVCAYLARQMTTKDVKVVTTLHGTDVTVLAQGESLKQVIRLGLEKSDAVTAVSRSLIEQTKKLFETDKNIDCVYNFVDTDVFCPEAGAHIRRSLAQPGERVVLHMSNFRAVKRIDDVIDIFARIVKETPARLVLVGEGPDYNRARHRLQALDLNHFVHFLGKQEEVASLVAAADLLLLPSEKESFGLVALEAMACGIPVIGSVAGGIPEVVEHGVTGFLSPVGDVEQMARDSLLLLRDESRYKAFSESARCRAVTHFQIWNKVGEYEAIYRRVWGLK, from the coding sequence ATGCGTATCGGCATCAGCTGTTACCCGACGGTCGGGGGATCGGGTACTGTCGCGACAGAACTTGGGAAGGCGCTCGCACAACGAGGGCATGAGGTACACTTTATGGTGACTGATGTTCCATTCCGTTTGGGCACATTTATGGAGAATGTTTATATCCATGAAACGGACGTCGCCACCTATCCCGTCCTTCGTACTCCGTCGTATGACTTTTCGTTGGCTGCGTTGATGGCGAAAGTCGCAGACGAATATAACTTGGACGTCATCCATGCACACTATGCCATGCCATTTGCGGTCTGCGCCTATCTTGCTAGGCAGATGACCACGAAAGACGTGAAAGTTGTAACGACACTTCACGGGACAGATGTAACCGTTCTCGCACAGGGTGAGAGCTTAAAACAAGTCATACGACTGGGCTTAGAAAAGAGCGATGCGGTCACGGCAGTTAGTCGCAGTCTGATTGAGCAAACGAAAAAATTATTTGAGACGGATAAAAATATTGACTGTGTATACAACTTTGTTGACACCGACGTCTTTTGTCCCGAAGCTGGGGCACACATTCGTCGTTCATTAGCTCAACCTGGGGAGCGGGTCGTACTCCATATGTCCAATTTCAGAGCGGTGAAACGAATTGATGACGTGATCGATATCTTCGCAAGAATTGTGAAGGAGACCCCTGCGAGGCTTGTACTCGTAGGTGAAGGTCCCGATTACAATCGCGCGCGTCATCGGCTACAGGCACTTGATTTGAACCATTTTGTACACTTTTTGGGGAAACAGGAGGAAGTAGCCTCCCTTGTTGCGGCTGCAGACTTACTTCTCTTACCCTCCGAGAAAGAAAGTTTTGGTCTCGTTGCACTGGAGGCAATGGCATGTGGGATCCCGGTTATTGGCTCAGTAGCGGGCGGTATACCGGAAGTGGTTGAACATGGTGTTACCGGTTTTTTGTCACCCGTTGGAGATGTAGAGCAAATGGCGAGAGATTCGCTCCTTTTACTTCGTGACGAATCACGATACAAAGCGTTTTCTGAGAGTGCCCGGTGTCGTGCAGTAACGCACTTTCAAATTTGGAACAAGGTAGGTGAGTACGAAGCGATTTATCGTCGCGTCTGGGGACTGAAATAA
- the cydC gene encoding thiol reductant ABC exporter subunit CydC, producing the protein MRRVVLEPFHRRWRQILLSVALGFLTVGANIALMATAGFLIAKAATHPSTILLLWVPIVSVRFFGIARAAFRYIERLTSHDATFRILSDLRTRLYRVLEPRWPAAFSKWTMGKLMNTMMNDIEALQNVFLRVIAPPAVAILAAGLSLAIITPKGGFSLACALLMGLTMVGVIFPVVAHLSSRRLHKEGIDERTTLSQQISDMITGMADLIMTDDGGRNFLSALDERQKRLNAIQLRLTWRQGLLEGLITVTTAGTAWAMLMLALPRVQHGLLTSVMLCVVILTALTSFEAVLPLPNAFATLGESISAFRRLQDIENWPIPAPDPGPKSTTVESSQSIDTSSQSQLSLENLQSKPLLDSSCPKSWHIQAKHVSFAYTSPQRNVLTDITFDAWPGKHIAIVGHNGAGKSTLIQLLTRLWDVQDGAIKIDGVDIRQLPGETVRAGFAVVSAHAHIFHASIADNLKIAKPTASMEELYHVVQAAQLQEWIEQLPDGYDTLVGEVGLAPSGGQRQRIAIARAILANPKVFLLDEPLESLDSKTAPRVQAMLEEVTRHKTAIWITHQLRTLGPMDEILVLHEGRIIERGRHAELLNQNGRYRQMWDIEQNMFP; encoded by the coding sequence ATGCGCCGAGTTGTTTTGGAGCCATTTCATCGGAGATGGCGACAGATACTGTTATCAGTCGCACTTGGCTTTTTGACGGTTGGAGCCAACATCGCGCTCATGGCCACCGCTGGCTTTCTGATCGCCAAAGCGGCAACCCATCCATCGACCATCTTACTGCTTTGGGTGCCCATTGTTTCCGTTCGTTTTTTCGGTATAGCGCGAGCAGCTTTCCGTTATATAGAACGACTCACTTCACATGATGCGACGTTTCGAATCTTGTCTGACTTGCGTACGCGCTTATATAGGGTCCTTGAACCACGCTGGCCAGCAGCATTTTCGAAGTGGACGATGGGGAAATTGATGAATACGATGATGAACGATATCGAAGCATTACAAAATGTGTTTCTTCGAGTTATAGCTCCTCCTGCGGTTGCCATTTTGGCAGCAGGGCTGTCGTTAGCCATCATCACACCAAAAGGCGGGTTCAGTTTAGCTTGCGCCTTATTGATGGGATTAACTATGGTCGGCGTAATTTTTCCTGTTGTCGCCCATCTCAGTAGTCGTCGCTTACACAAGGAAGGTATCGACGAGCGCACCACTTTGTCTCAGCAAATTTCCGATATGATTACAGGCATGGCGGATCTCATCATGACTGACGACGGCGGACGAAATTTTTTGTCCGCGCTAGATGAGCGACAAAAGAGACTCAATGCCATTCAATTACGCTTGACTTGGAGGCAGGGTCTGCTAGAGGGGCTAATCACGGTAACCACCGCAGGAACCGCATGGGCCATGCTGATGCTTGCGTTACCTCGTGTCCAGCATGGTCTCCTCACTAGTGTGATGCTCTGTGTCGTAATTTTGACTGCTTTGACCAGCTTTGAGGCGGTACTGCCGCTTCCAAACGCCTTTGCGACACTCGGCGAAAGCATCTCGGCGTTCCGGAGATTACAGGATATCGAAAACTGGCCGATACCGGCACCAGATCCTGGCCCAAAGTCAACTACGGTAGAGTCGTCTCAATCGATTGACACATCGTCACAATCCCAGTTAAGCCTTGAAAATCTGCAATCCAAGCCCCTGCTCGATAGCTCATGTCCAAAGTCATGGCACATTCAAGCGAAACACGTATCGTTCGCCTACACGTCCCCACAGCGCAATGTACTGACGGACATCACATTTGATGCTTGGCCAGGTAAACATATCGCGATTGTCGGCCACAATGGCGCTGGTAAGAGTACCTTAATTCAGTTGCTGACGCGATTATGGGATGTTCAAGACGGGGCCATCAAGATTGACGGTGTAGATATACGTCAATTACCCGGTGAGACTGTGCGCGCAGGGTTCGCAGTGGTGAGTGCCCATGCGCATATATTCCATGCCTCCATCGCGGACAATTTGAAAATTGCAAAGCCAACAGCCAGTATGGAAGAGTTGTATCACGTCGTACAGGCAGCCCAGTTGCAGGAATGGATTGAACAATTACCAGATGGATATGACACCCTTGTAGGGGAGGTCGGTCTTGCACCTTCCGGGGGACAGCGCCAACGTATTGCTATTGCCCGTGCCATTTTAGCGAATCCGAAAGTGTTCCTTCTGGATGAGCCGCTTGAATCCCTTGATTCCAAAACTGCACCACGGGTTCAGGCGATGTTGGAGGAGGTTACTCGGCACAAAACGGCGATTTGGATCACGCATCAGTTACGAACGTTAGGTCCGATGGACGAGATTTTAGTTCTGCATGAGGGGAGAATCATCGAACGTGGCCGACATGCCGAATTGCTTAATCAAAATGGACGTTATCGGCAAATGTGGGACATCGAGCAGAACATGTTTCCGTGA
- a CDS encoding PadR family transcriptional regulator — translation MEDRVLRKLFLGFIQIHILHHAKIEPIYGMWMLEELAHHGYNMSAGTLYPVLHTMEKEGLLLREDRLVEGKIRKYYTTTSLGAEVLDEARKKAYELFKEIKD, via the coding sequence ATCGAAGATCGCGTTTTGCGGAAATTATTTCTTGGATTTATTCAAATTCACATCTTGCATCATGCCAAGATAGAACCCATTTACGGCATGTGGATGTTGGAAGAATTAGCTCATCATGGTTACAACATGAGCGCAGGTACGCTTTACCCCGTGCTGCACACCATGGAAAAAGAGGGACTTTTACTTCGAGAAGATCGGCTTGTGGAAGGGAAAATCCGAAAATACTACACCACCACATCACTTGGAGCGGAAGTCCTTGATGAAGCGAGAAAAAAGGCATATGAGCTGTTTAAAGAGATCAAAGATTAG
- a CDS encoding metallophosphoesterase: MKSFCVVHLSDLHIGLSKGDPTNGVLDALLDDLQNLIETHNLKIDSVVMTGDTVDRGGTKESYSRALNFYNRLLETAALAKEQLVVIPGNHDVPRQPFLSSVFNEAVPSQFNDPDQFHQMWQLFSTRYRDFNSFSTTVSGRVASTDEMYGASISDIAVDSGLLRFIHINSSWATFGTNDYGNLRVTKCQLNALIEKLHTLPKSDLALALIHHPLDWLNPDDRENLEDTLMKEYGIPVTAILHGHIHRSKVDSLSTPDSELLRLVSGIGYPDTRDPGQPKLSNCRYCVYEFDIDANKLTIYLRTTTPSGHFVADTSLYRAAGETGIISMPLARKFGSVGHENTGEDRLFHEVDPVPYAPDWVGRDVELSKLATSGLRVVAVTGMGGQGKSTLVAEFLRRNAKGEERTFDKYVWLDCRELAGSLHAKVIEALDGLTNGRESSMRYRDEPLDQTMTRLLKQMRQHRCLIVFDNVDAYISPESEDAVGELKPIVEMSLNNEHSSLILLTSRTAFWDQRVLFRHIPLDGFSTVEGLDFLRRRGINLTGDNSEPYCIELIRHTNGHPWWLGLIAGQITAQLDTVKGCLEKSKVGDVPEGERIKHYFKDIWAPLSPDLQDILRYLVEAPRALTRDEINRVIGGTFNRITKNVKKLDRLGMLVKHESPIFGQESYQVHPLMRQYVHEAFPPSNQQAFVTKILYMFLPRSIVDILFGGSLLDTVSDTASPRDVADSVETCLTSRNEIQAMKLMERYQETLLDNGLHHKFQFLATRILDSIDWGETRICERSSGTRLLMYTINQLYITGERARGIDYLRKMETGVSENSFGYCAYLNISAQMSWDAGDYERALQFIDKHDRAVEQLGTAPPGGLWDLELTGMLAYRDSGQYEEALNRCRSLRASNKSHNIAEVFGNEGRCLLKLGRLDEAESLLIQSLNILHNKTGYHSSINVGYAYLWLAEIRLLQGNPQSAGLLLKMAWDTWGEFAPSLLPMVGEIDGVIRRDHGIEIESISEDDARCYISQVLLDAASTVEP, encoded by the coding sequence ATGAAGTCATTTTGTGTTGTCCATCTTTCCGATCTTCACATTGGCTTATCCAAGGGCGATCCTACAAATGGCGTATTAGATGCTCTTCTTGACGACCTTCAAAACCTGATTGAAACTCACAATTTAAAAATTGATTCAGTTGTGATGACAGGAGACACGGTCGATAGGGGAGGAACCAAGGAATCATATAGCAGGGCTCTTAACTTTTATAATCGTCTGCTTGAGACTGCCGCATTGGCTAAGGAACAGTTGGTTGTAATCCCTGGAAACCATGATGTGCCCAGGCAGCCATTTCTGTCTTCTGTTTTTAATGAAGCAGTTCCATCCCAGTTCAACGACCCGGACCAATTTCATCAAATGTGGCAATTATTTTCAACTAGATACAGGGATTTCAATTCCTTTAGCACGACGGTTTCGGGGCGGGTTGCTTCTACTGATGAAATGTATGGTGCGTCTATATCCGATATTGCAGTGGACAGTGGACTACTGAGGTTTATACATATAAATTCGTCATGGGCGACGTTTGGCACAAATGATTATGGGAACTTACGAGTGACTAAGTGTCAGCTTAATGCGTTAATAGAGAAGTTGCATACCTTGCCTAAGAGTGACTTAGCCCTAGCGCTTATTCATCATCCCCTCGATTGGTTAAATCCCGACGATCGAGAGAATCTTGAAGATACATTAATGAAAGAATATGGTATACCCGTAACTGCAATCCTTCACGGCCATATTCATAGGTCAAAGGTTGACAGCCTAAGCACGCCGGATAGCGAGTTACTTAGACTGGTTTCTGGTATCGGGTATCCCGATACCAGAGATCCCGGGCAACCGAAGTTGTCAAACTGTCGATACTGCGTTTACGAGTTTGATATTGACGCGAACAAACTCACAATTTATTTACGCACAACTACTCCGTCTGGACACTTTGTAGCAGACACATCTTTATATAGGGCTGCGGGTGAGACTGGGATAATAAGTATGCCACTGGCTAGAAAGTTTGGTTCAGTTGGACATGAAAATACAGGGGAAGACCGATTGTTTCATGAAGTTGATCCTGTCCCCTATGCCCCAGACTGGGTTGGAAGAGATGTTGAGCTATCAAAATTGGCGACTTCCGGGCTTCGCGTTGTCGCTGTTACAGGTATGGGGGGACAAGGGAAGTCAACATTGGTTGCTGAATTCCTGCGCCGCAACGCTAAGGGAGAAGAGCGAACTTTCGACAAGTACGTTTGGTTAGATTGTCGGGAGTTAGCGGGCTCGCTGCATGCAAAAGTTATCGAGGCCTTGGATGGGTTGACTAATGGTCGGGAATCCTCCATGCGATACAGAGACGAACCGTTAGACCAAACCATGACCCGTTTGCTAAAGCAGATGAGGCAACATCGCTGTTTAATCGTTTTTGATAATGTGGATGCGTACATTAGTCCGGAATCTGAGGATGCGGTTGGCGAGTTAAAACCTATTGTTGAAATGTCTCTAAACAATGAACATTCGAGTCTTATTTTACTAACCTCTCGGACGGCCTTCTGGGATCAGCGCGTATTGTTTCGGCACATTCCCTTGGACGGTTTTAGTACCGTCGAAGGGCTTGACTTCCTTAGAAGGAGAGGCATTAATCTAACTGGTGACAATTCAGAGCCATACTGCATTGAGTTAATACGGCATACCAATGGGCATCCATGGTGGTTAGGTCTAATAGCTGGTCAGATTACTGCTCAGTTGGATACCGTTAAGGGGTGCTTAGAGAAATCAAAAGTTGGGGACGTACCCGAGGGTGAAAGAATTAAGCATTATTTTAAAGACATTTGGGCTCCATTATCACCTGACCTCCAAGACATTCTGAGATATCTTGTCGAAGCGCCGAGAGCTTTAACACGCGACGAAATTAATCGCGTAATTGGAGGAACATTCAATCGCATTACGAAAAATGTAAAAAAACTAGATAGGCTGGGAATGTTAGTAAAACATGAAAGCCCGATTTTCGGTCAGGAATCCTATCAAGTTCATCCCTTGATGAGGCAATATGTGCATGAAGCTTTTCCCCCTTCCAATCAGCAGGCGTTCGTGACTAAGATTCTGTATATGTTTTTGCCGCGGTCAATCGTCGACATTTTATTTGGAGGGTCATTGTTAGATACGGTAAGTGACACCGCCTCTCCTAGAGATGTTGCAGACTCCGTTGAAACGTGCTTAACTTCACGGAATGAAATCCAGGCTATGAAGCTCATGGAGCGATACCAAGAAACGCTCTTAGATAATGGATTGCACCATAAATTCCAGTTTCTTGCAACTAGGATCCTCGATTCAATTGATTGGGGAGAGACAAGAATTTGCGAACGATCGTCTGGTACACGGCTTCTCATGTATACAATTAATCAGCTTTATATTACAGGGGAAAGAGCAAGAGGGATTGATTATTTACGTAAAATGGAAACCGGTGTATCGGAAAACTCATTTGGATATTGTGCCTATTTAAATATTTCTGCTCAAATGAGTTGGGACGCGGGCGACTATGAGCGTGCACTGCAGTTCATTGATAAGCATGACAGAGCTGTTGAACAACTTGGAACAGCCCCTCCGGGTGGACTTTGGGATTTAGAACTGACCGGTATGCTTGCCTATCGAGACTCAGGTCAGTACGAGGAAGCGCTGAATCGGTGTCGTTCGTTACGTGCTTCTAATAAGTCCCATAATATTGCCGAGGTCTTTGGGAATGAGGGAAGGTGCCTTCTCAAATTGGGTAGGCTGGATGAAGCAGAAAGTCTGCTCATTCAGTCTCTCAATATTCTACACAATAAGACCGGCTATCACAGCTCGATTAATGTCGGATATGCATACCTATGGCTTGCGGAGATACGACTCCTTCAGGGGAATCCGCAGTCTGCAGGACTTCTCCTGAAAATGGCATGGGATACTTGGGGAGAGTTTGCCCCAAGTCTTCTTCCTATGGTGGGTGAAATAGACGGCGTTATTCGGCGAGATCATGGAATTGAAATCGAGTCGATTTCAGAAGACGATGCTCGATGCTATATTTCACAGGTACTGTTGGACGCTGCCTCTACGGTAGAACCATAA
- the cydB gene encoding cytochrome d ubiquinol oxidase subunit II gives MSLNALWFIIIAVLFTGFFVLEGFDFGVGILTPFLGKTDEQRRLLINSIGPFWDANEVWFISAGASMFAAFPNWYATLFSGFYVALFVLLLALMARGVAFEFRSKLSHSGWRTFWDWAACVGSLLPPVLWGVALANLMKGVPIDAHMNYVGTFWDLISPFTVLGGVAMALMCVLHGALFLTLRLGGDLRAKARFVAKRIGVWTSIAMFLFVIYSYFQTDLFQKVGLDPGSLPVLAGMALLSVPFLIYTEHDGWAFLLSALTIACSTATVFYDLFPRVMISSLNPAWDLTIYNAASGHYSLTVMTAVALSVLPIVLVYQAWTYWVFRRRLELGGHLDY, from the coding sequence ATGAGTCTCAATGCCTTGTGGTTTATCATTATTGCCGTGCTGTTCACCGGTTTTTTTGTGCTTGAAGGGTTCGATTTTGGCGTGGGCATCCTGACTCCCTTTTTGGGGAAAACAGATGAACAACGAAGACTACTCATCAACAGTATTGGACCTTTCTGGGACGCCAACGAAGTATGGTTCATTTCAGCCGGTGCTTCCATGTTTGCTGCTTTCCCGAATTGGTACGCCACTCTATTCAGCGGCTTTTATGTCGCCTTGTTCGTCTTACTACTTGCTTTGATGGCACGCGGAGTGGCTTTTGAGTTCCGCAGCAAACTGAGTCATTCCGGTTGGCGTACATTTTGGGATTGGGCTGCATGTGTGGGCAGCTTATTGCCTCCCGTCTTGTGGGGCGTCGCGCTAGCCAACCTGATGAAAGGTGTTCCCATTGATGCTCATATGAATTATGTCGGCACCTTCTGGGATTTGATTAGTCCGTTTACGGTACTTGGTGGAGTCGCCATGGCATTGATGTGCGTGCTGCATGGTGCGCTATTCCTGACACTGCGCTTGGGTGGAGATCTTCGGGCAAAGGCGAGGTTCGTGGCCAAGCGGATTGGGGTCTGGACATCCATCGCCATGTTCTTATTTGTCATCTACAGTTACTTTCAAACGGACCTCTTCCAAAAAGTTGGCCTCGATCCGGGAAGTTTGCCGGTTCTTGCGGGTATGGCGCTACTGTCTGTACCATTCCTCATCTATACCGAACATGATGGCTGGGCGTTTTTGCTGAGTGCCTTGACCATCGCATGTTCCACCGCAACTGTGTTTTACGACTTGTTCCCTCGTGTCATGATTAGTTCATTGAATCCCGCTTGGGACTTAACGATTTATAACGCAGCAAGTGGTCATTATTCGTTAACGGTGATGACAGCCGTTGCTTTGAGCGTGTTGCCTATCGTTTTGGTTTATCAAGCATGGACCTATTGGGTGTTTCGTCGGCGCTTGGAACTTGGCGGTCACTTGGACTATTAA
- a CDS encoding proton-conducting transporter membrane subunit — MSSSSALDIAILCVAICLFVSFLVATVKRLTVLGHVTGILTSLGFVVSGLIGLFHPSTYVSIGHGAFAFTTLSFRMNAVAGFFVLLIGIVGLFAAVYGIGYVREYNDRKSASLLVSGVLIFIATMVSVVLAGNVFTFLVSWECMSVVSFLLVIYEHEQREVQRAGFIYVVMTHIGTVFLTISFLILAYYSNSFSFQNMDAIQMPIGMKTLVFLFALIGFGTKAGLVPLHIWLPRAHPVAPSHVSALMSGVMIKMAMYGFILVVFQYLKSGPIWWGVLVACVGAVTALLGILHALGQRDQKRMLAYSSIENMGIIFMGLGVSLILMSLHEPTLATFALLASLVHAFNHALFKSLLFLGAGAVLSTTHTKDMDRLGGIIRSMPWTAAFTLVGALSICAMPPFNGFIGEWMLFQSVFGLATSAHDPWVNVFAVLIIGALTMTGALVAMAFVRSFGTTFLALPRSEYAQKAHEVDVSMRIGMAGLAGLCILTGVFSSRLFEMFGHTVQEITGAQLAKNPMGLAFYNLGSTSAHLSILPVLFTSVAALILLWLVIRLGGRRISTVREETWACGGTLTPMMTYTASGYSKPIRIAFQKIIRPSRTLDRTEGSFYFPAKYAYISKVSSFAEVYMYQPVVQAVLRTARIVRGIQNGQVQSYLAYLFITLIVVLLLVK, encoded by the coding sequence TTGTCTTCATCAAGTGCACTTGATATCGCTATTTTGTGCGTAGCGATTTGTCTTTTTGTAAGTTTCCTCGTGGCGACTGTAAAACGGCTTACAGTTCTTGGCCATGTCACTGGAATTCTCACATCACTTGGCTTTGTGGTGTCCGGTTTGATCGGACTGTTTCATCCATCAACATATGTATCTATCGGGCATGGTGCCTTTGCTTTCACCACATTAAGTTTCCGAATGAATGCAGTCGCTGGTTTTTTTGTTTTGCTTATTGGAATCGTGGGATTGTTTGCTGCGGTATACGGTATTGGGTACGTGAGGGAGTACAACGATCGCAAGTCCGCATCACTATTAGTGTCAGGGGTTCTCATTTTTATAGCGACCATGGTTTCTGTTGTTCTTGCGGGGAATGTGTTTACCTTTCTCGTTTCATGGGAATGTATGTCCGTCGTATCCTTCCTCTTGGTGATTTATGAACATGAGCAGCGTGAAGTACAGAGGGCTGGATTTATCTATGTGGTCATGACGCATATTGGAACGGTCTTTTTAACAATTTCGTTTTTAATCCTGGCTTATTATTCTAACAGCTTCTCTTTTCAGAACATGGATGCCATTCAGATGCCTATCGGTATGAAGACACTTGTCTTTTTGTTTGCACTCATCGGATTTGGGACGAAGGCAGGGTTGGTCCCGTTACACATCTGGTTACCCCGTGCACACCCTGTTGCACCTAGTCACGTCTCAGCACTGATGTCCGGCGTCATGATCAAGATGGCTATGTATGGATTCATTCTTGTCGTTTTTCAGTATCTAAAAAGTGGGCCCATATGGTGGGGTGTGCTCGTTGCATGTGTCGGAGCCGTGACAGCACTTTTGGGGATTTTACACGCCTTGGGCCAACGGGATCAAAAACGCATGCTTGCATATAGCAGTATTGAGAATATGGGAATTATCTTCATGGGACTCGGTGTAAGTCTGATTTTGATGTCTCTCCACGAACCCACACTAGCAACGTTTGCGCTATTGGCTTCTTTGGTTCATGCGTTCAACCACGCGCTCTTCAAGAGTCTTCTGTTCCTCGGGGCGGGTGCGGTGCTCTCCACGACACACACGAAAGACATGGATCGGCTTGGCGGCATCATTCGCAGTATGCCGTGGACGGCAGCATTTACATTGGTTGGTGCGCTGTCTATTTGTGCAATGCCTCCGTTCAATGGGTTTATTGGAGAGTGGATGTTGTTTCAATCAGTGTTTGGACTGGCCACTTCAGCACATGACCCTTGGGTGAATGTCTTCGCTGTGCTCATCATTGGGGCGTTAACGATGACGGGGGCGCTTGTGGCGATGGCGTTTGTACGTTCCTTTGGTACAACCTTTTTGGCCTTACCTAGAAGTGAATATGCACAAAAGGCACATGAAGTAGATGTGTCCATGCGCATCGGAATGGCCGGATTGGCTGGACTGTGTATCCTGACAGGCGTATTTTCGTCACGTTTGTTTGAGATGTTTGGACACACAGTGCAAGAAATCACAGGAGCTCAGTTGGCCAAAAATCCAATGGGTTTGGCGTTTTATAACCTGGGCAGTACCAGTGCACATCTCTCCATTCTCCCTGTCCTTTTCACTTCGGTGGCTGCACTCATCCTGCTTTGGCTGGTGATTCGCCTTGGTGGAAGACGGATATCGACAGTACGTGAGGAGACGTGGGCTTGTGGAGGCACTTTGACACCGATGATGACATATACCGCAAGCGGTTACAGTAAGCCGATTCGAATTGCCTTTCAGAAAATCATTCGACCTTCTCGCACATTGGACCGAACCGAAGGAAGTT
- a CDS encoding chromate transporter: MSRILEVLKVSTRLGLTSFGGPIAHLGYFHEEYVKRRKWLDEKSYTDLVALCQFLPGPASSQVGIAIGIQRAGLIGGLIAWLGFTLPSAIALMIFAFVLKGLNIQHAGWLHGLMIVAVAVVAQAVWGMASKLATGRVRGTIAILSAVITLFVPTSYIQVLLILVSGLIGWRFFKTDTPQEIQPMHIPISRKTGVGFLTLFFAFLIVFPLLRLGIHNQGLAMFDSFYRAGALVFGGGHVVLPLLQRDVVPTGWMSNAQFLAGYGATQAVPGPLFTFSAYLGFVSKPYPNGIVGGVLALIAIFLPAFLLVAGALPFWNAIRSKPGFQSALAGINASVVGILIAALYNPVWTSAIKTPYDFCLAIIAFALLIIWKLPPWIVVVISALGGLVLSAIA, encoded by the coding sequence TTGAGTCGAATTCTTGAGGTGTTAAAAGTGTCGACCCGTTTGGGTCTTACGTCTTTTGGCGGTCCCATTGCGCATTTAGGGTATTTTCACGAGGAATATGTAAAACGGCGCAAGTGGTTGGATGAAAAAAGCTATACGGATTTAGTGGCACTTTGTCAGTTCCTGCCTGGACCTGCAAGCAGTCAAGTCGGGATTGCCATTGGCATTCAACGCGCGGGACTGATCGGTGGTCTCATCGCATGGCTTGGCTTTACGCTGCCATCTGCGATCGCACTCATGATTTTCGCTTTTGTACTAAAAGGACTGAATATTCAACATGCCGGCTGGTTGCATGGTCTGATGATCGTTGCCGTGGCGGTTGTCGCTCAAGCCGTTTGGGGGATGGCGAGTAAACTCGCAACAGGACGAGTGAGAGGAACCATTGCGATCCTCTCGGCAGTCATTACCCTTTTTGTGCCAACGTCGTATATTCAAGTGCTCTTAATTCTTGTATCGGGACTCATTGGATGGCGGTTCTTCAAAACAGATACGCCACAGGAAATCCAACCGATGCACATTCCAATCAGCCGTAAAACGGGCGTCGGTTTCCTGACGCTGTTCTTTGCATTTCTAATCGTATTCCCTCTCTTAAGGCTCGGCATTCACAATCAAGGACTCGCGATGTTTGACAGCTTTTATCGTGCAGGAGCCTTGGTTTTCGGTGGCGGTCATGTGGTTCTGCCGTTATTGCAACGGGATGTAGTACCGACAGGATGGATGTCCAATGCACAATTCCTTGCAGGATATGGAGCTACACAAGCAGTCCCAGGACCTTTGTTCACCTTTTCTGCTTATCTCGGTTTTGTTTCAAAACCTTATCCGAACGGCATTGTCGGTGGCGTGCTCGCGCTGATTGCGATTTTCTTGCCCGCATTTTTGTTGGTTGCAGGTGCATTGCCCTTTTGGAACGCCATTCGTTCAAAACCAGGCTTCCAATCCGCATTGGCTGGAATCAATGCGTCTGTAGTTGGGATATTGATTGCTGCCTTGTATAACCCCGTATGGACAAGTGCCATTAAAACGCCGTATGATTTCTGCCTTGCCATTATTGCTTTTGCTTTACTCATCATTTGGAAGCTTCCACCCTGGATTGTAGTGGTTATATCGGCACTCGGCGGACTCGTGCTCTCGGCAATCGCTTAG